A single region of the Vagococcus teuberi genome encodes:
- the yidD gene encoding membrane protein insertion efficiency factor YidD, with amino-acid sequence MKKIIILPVRFYQKFISPLFPKSCRYHPTCSQYMIDAVNYHGAFKGFIMGTGRILRCHPFVKGGIDYVPQKFSVRKNPDETYRGPYSRKNKMNK; translated from the coding sequence ATGAAAAAAATAATTATATTACCAGTACGTTTTTATCAAAAGTTTATTTCACCTTTGTTTCCTAAAAGTTGTCGATACCATCCAACGTGCTCACAATATATGATTGATGCGGTAAACTATCACGGAGCATTTAAAGGATTTATCATGGGAACTGGACGGATTTTGAGATGTCATCCATTTGTAAAGGGTGGTATTGACTATGTTCCACAAAAATTCAGTGTCAGAAAAAACCCTGATGAGACATATCGAGGTCCGTATAGCAGAAAGAATAAAATGAACAAGTAA
- the murA gene encoding UDP-N-acetylglucosamine 1-carboxyvinyltransferase — protein sequence MEYIAVRGGNRLEGNVKIEGAKNAVLPILAGALLANKGQTTITNAPILSDVFTMNNMIKYLNTDIEFIEEENTIKIDATKELETEAPFEYVSQMRASIVVMGPLLARTGRAKVAMPGGCAIGTRPIDLHLKGFQALGAKITQQNGYIEAVADELVGARIYLDFPSVGATQNIMMAAVKAKGTTIIENVAREPEIVDLAIYLNKMGAKIVGAGTETIRIEGVTDLYGTKHSVVQDRIEAGTFMVAAAATQGNIFIEDAVAEHNSPLISKLVEMGVDVINEKNGIRVIGPEYLKPTDIKTLPHPGFPTDMQAQMSVLMVLASGDSVLTETVFENRFQHLDELQRMGAQYRTSNSVAYISGVPTLQGAQVSATDLRAAAALIIAGLVASDETRVMRLEHLDRGYYKFHEKLAKLGATIERIDEDSVKESSVEVVS from the coding sequence ATGGAATATATTGCAGTACGCGGTGGAAATCGCTTAGAAGGAAACGTTAAAATTGAAGGAGCTAAAAATGCTGTATTGCCAATATTAGCCGGAGCATTACTAGCTAATAAAGGTCAAACAACAATTACCAATGCACCAATTCTTTCAGACGTTTTTACAATGAATAACATGATTAAATATTTAAACACAGATATCGAATTTATTGAAGAAGAAAATACAATCAAAATTGATGCGACAAAAGAATTAGAAACGGAAGCACCTTTTGAGTACGTGAGTCAAATGAGAGCGTCAATCGTTGTTATGGGACCATTATTAGCTCGTACAGGTCGTGCGAAAGTCGCAATGCCTGGTGGATGTGCTATTGGAACAAGACCAATTGATTTGCATTTAAAAGGATTCCAAGCTTTAGGAGCAAAAATCACGCAACAAAACGGTTACATTGAAGCTGTTGCTGATGAACTTGTCGGAGCAAGAATTTATTTAGATTTCCCAAGTGTGGGTGCCACTCAAAATATTATGATGGCAGCTGTAAAAGCAAAAGGTACAACGATTATTGAAAATGTTGCAAGAGAACCTGAAATTGTCGATTTAGCCATCTATTTAAATAAGATGGGCGCTAAAATCGTCGGAGCAGGAACTGAAACGATTCGTATCGAAGGTGTGACAGATTTATATGGGACCAAACATAGTGTGGTTCAAGATCGTATTGAAGCTGGAACATTTATGGTAGCCGCAGCTGCAACACAAGGAAATATCTTTATTGAAGATGCAGTTGCAGAACATAATAGCCCACTAATTTCAAAATTAGTTGAAATGGGTGTTGATGTTATCAATGAAAAAAACGGTATTCGTGTGATTGGACCTGAGTACTTGAAACCAACTGATATTAAAACATTGCCTCATCCAGGTTTTCCAACAGACATGCAAGCTCAAATGAGCGTGTTGATGGTATTAGCTTCAGGAGATAGTGTCTTAACTGAAACAGTCTTTGAAAATCGATTCCAACATTTAGATGAATTACAACGCATGGGTGCTCAATATCGTACATCTAATAGTGTGGCTTACATTAGTGGTGTGCCAACACTTCAAGGTGCTCAAGTGAGTGCGACAGATTTACGTGCTGCTGCAGCATTAATTATTGCTGGACTTGTTGCAAGTGATGAAACTCGTGTGATGCGATTAGAACATTTAGATCGTGGGTACTACAAATTCCATGAAAAATTAGCTAAACTTGGTGCCACAATTGAAAGAATTGATGAAGATAGTGTTAAAGAATCTTCAGTTGAAGTAGTTAGCTAG
- a CDS encoding DUF1116 domain-containing protein — MSFKTIDEANQAVIDKIVQSAPFLLDVVPSKSVIKELEGHMLLHAGPPIAWEDMTDPMQGSCVGAVLFEEWADNEADARKMLANGEITFAPCHHYDAVGPMGGITSGNMPVLVVENKTDGNRAYCTMNEGIGAVLRFGAYSDEVITRLRWMRDTLGPVLSQALQTMDDGLNINVLVAKAIAMGDEFHQRNIAASLAFYKEVGPIITRLSIDETKKEEVSQFLADTDQFFLNIMMAAAKAVMDGARMIEEGTVVTAMCRNGKDFGIRISGMGDEWFTGPVNTPQGLYFAGYSGEDANTDIGDSAITETFGVGGMAMIAAPAVTRFVGSGGFYDALNTSNEMSEICISQNTNFPVPTWDFRGICLGIDARLVVESGVTPVINTGIAHKQAGIGQIGAGTVRPPLTCFEKAITAYAKKLGMSN, encoded by the coding sequence ATGTCATTTAAAACAATCGACGAAGCAAATCAAGCAGTCATTGATAAAATTGTACAATCAGCACCATTTTTATTAGATGTAGTACCATCAAAAAGTGTTATCAAAGAATTAGAAGGTCATATGTTATTACATGCAGGACCACCTATTGCATGGGAAGATATGACTGATCCAATGCAAGGTTCATGTGTGGGAGCTGTTTTATTTGAAGAATGGGCAGATAATGAAGCAGATGCTCGTAAAATGTTAGCAAATGGAGAAATTACCTTTGCGCCATGTCATCATTACGATGCTGTGGGTCCAATGGGCGGTATTACTTCAGGTAACATGCCTGTATTAGTTGTAGAAAATAAAACAGATGGAAATCGTGCTTATTGTACGATGAACGAAGGAATCGGAGCAGTGTTACGTTTCGGTGCTTACTCTGATGAAGTCATTACACGTTTACGTTGGATGAGAGATACATTGGGACCAGTGCTCAGCCAAGCATTGCAAACAATGGACGATGGTTTAAACATCAACGTTTTAGTAGCAAAAGCTATTGCTATGGGGGATGAATTCCATCAACGTAATATTGCTGCATCTCTTGCTTTTTACAAAGAAGTGGGACCCATTATTACACGTTTATCAATTGACGAAACTAAAAAAGAAGAAGTGTCACAGTTTTTAGCTGACACAGATCAGTTCTTCCTAAATATCATGATGGCTGCAGCAAAAGCTGTGATGGATGGAGCAAGAATGATTGAAGAAGGAACCGTTGTTACAGCTATGTGCCGTAACGGAAAAGATTTTGGTATCAGAATTAGTGGTATGGGTGACGAATGGTTTACTGGACCAGTTAACACACCTCAAGGATTATACTTTGCAGGATATAGCGGAGAAGATGCTAATACAGATATTGGTGATTCTGCGATTACTGAAACATTCGGTGTCGGTGGAATGGCAATGATTGCTGCTCCAGCCGTAACACGATTTGTTGGATCAGGTGGTTTCTACGACGCGCTAAATACGTCGAATGAAATGTCTGAGATTTGTATTAGTCAAAATACAAACTTCCCTGTACCAACTTGGGACTTTAGAGGAATTTGTTTAGGGATTGATGCAAGGTTAGTTGTTGAATCAGGCGTTACACCTGTAATCAACACGGGGATTGCTCATAAACAAGCGGGGATTGGTCAAATTGGTGCGGGAACTGTACGTCCACCATTGACATGCTTTGAAAAAGCAATCACAGCTTATGCTAAGAAACTAGGAATGTCTAATTAA
- a CDS encoding branched-chain amino acid ABC transporter permease — MNVLQQLVNGLSLGSIYALLALGYTMVYGIIKLINFAHGEIYMIGAFIGYYVANNFGFGLVLTLLTSMIICAILGMLIEFLAYRPLRNSTRIAALITAIGVSFLLQSLMIYFVGADTRPYPQLMKNTTYDLGIFQISKIQIVIIATSIFLMLLLQFIVQQTKMGRAMRAASVDPEAAQLMGINVNYTISFTFALGSSLAAAGGVLIGLYYNSIDPMMGVAPGLKAFIAAVFGGIGIIPGAALGGFAIGIIETVVSALGFTAYRDAVVYLILIIVLLVKPSGLLGKNIKEKV; from the coding sequence ATGAATGTCCTTCAACAATTAGTCAATGGACTCTCATTAGGAAGTATTTACGCACTATTAGCCCTAGGGTATACAATGGTGTATGGAATTATAAAGTTAATCAATTTTGCTCATGGTGAAATATATATGATTGGTGCCTTTATTGGGTACTATGTGGCTAATAACTTTGGTTTTGGTTTAGTTTTGACACTTTTAACATCTATGATTATCTGTGCGATTTTAGGGATGTTAATTGAGTTTTTAGCTTATCGTCCGCTTAGAAACTCGACACGTATTGCAGCACTTATTACAGCGATTGGGGTATCATTTTTACTGCAATCATTAATGATTTATTTCGTGGGAGCAGACACTCGTCCGTATCCACAGCTGATGAAAAATACAACTTATGATTTAGGGATTTTCCAAATTAGTAAAATTCAAATCGTGATTATTGCAACGTCAATTTTCTTAATGCTATTATTACAATTTATCGTGCAACAAACAAAAATGGGACGTGCGATGCGTGCAGCAAGTGTTGATCCTGAAGCAGCTCAATTAATGGGGATAAATGTTAATTATACTATTTCATTTACATTTGCTCTTGGTTCATCATTAGCTGCTGCTGGAGGAGTGTTAATTGGTCTTTACTATAATAGTATTGATCCAATGATGGGAGTTGCTCCTGGTCTTAAAGCGTTTATCGCTGCCGTATTTGGTGGAATCGGGATTATTCCAGGTGCCGCACTTGGTGGGTTTGCGATAGGTATCATCGAAACGGTCGTTAGTGCGTTAGGATTTACAGCATATCGTGATGCGGTGGTTTATTTGATTCTAATTATTGTGTTACTCGTTAAACCATCCGGATTACTAGGTAAAAATATTAAGGAAAAAGTGTAG
- a CDS encoding ABC transporter substrate-binding protein codes for MKKIMGMLMGATLLLSACGTPGGGAAQSNNKADKDAETVKIGLNMELSGAAAGYGNQEKEGAELAVKEINEAGGINGKKIDLVIKDNKSDTAEAATIATSLTTSDNVVGIIGPATSGATKAASPNATKAQVPIITPSATDDSITVANDKVQEYIFRTCFQDSFQGVILANYATDNLKAKKAVIIGDVSSDYAKGLTKAFKDTFKGDIVADEKFNAKDKDFKAILTKIKDKDFDFIYLPGYYEEAGLIIKQAREMGIEQPIIGADGFSDSKLIDIAGAENMSNIYYTAHFSEKAPASDKVKTFIDAFKEEYGKAPSSFNALTYDSVYMIKAALEAEKENTSEALTKGLATLKDFDGVTGTMTMDEDHNPKKPAVVIGLEKGEENTAEVVNP; via the coding sequence ATGAAAAAAATTATGGGAATGCTTATGGGTGCAACATTGTTGCTATCAGCTTGTGGAACACCTGGTGGGGGAGCAGCACAAAGCAATAACAAAGCAGACAAAGATGCAGAGACGGTTAAAATCGGTTTAAACATGGAATTATCTGGTGCAGCTGCTGGGTATGGTAATCAGGAAAAAGAAGGTGCCGAACTTGCAGTGAAAGAAATTAATGAAGCCGGTGGGATTAACGGAAAAAAAATTGATTTAGTCATCAAAGATAATAAAAGTGATACGGCCGAAGCAGCAACAATTGCAACAAGTTTAACAACAAGCGACAATGTAGTTGGGATAATTGGACCTGCAACATCAGGTGCGACAAAAGCAGCTAGTCCAAACGCAACAAAAGCTCAAGTACCAATTATCACACCATCAGCTACAGATGATTCAATCACTGTAGCAAATGATAAAGTGCAAGAATATATTTTTAGAACATGTTTCCAAGATTCGTTCCAAGGGGTTATCTTAGCTAACTATGCAACTGATAATTTGAAAGCGAAAAAAGCAGTGATTATTGGAGATGTATCAAGTGATTATGCTAAAGGATTAACGAAAGCATTTAAAGATACATTTAAAGGTGACATTGTTGCAGATGAAAAATTCAATGCCAAAGACAAAGATTTCAAAGCAATCTTAACAAAAATTAAAGACAAAGATTTTGATTTCATTTATTTACCAGGATATTACGAAGAAGCTGGTTTAATTATCAAACAAGCTCGTGAAATGGGAATTGAACAACCAATTATTGGAGCTGATGGATTCTCAGACTCTAAATTAATTGATATTGCTGGAGCTGAAAATATGAGTAATATTTATTACACAGCACATTTCTCTGAAAAAGCACCTGCTTCTGATAAAGTAAAAACATTTATTGATGCCTTTAAAGAAGAATATGGTAAAGCACCAAGTTCATTTAATGCTTTAACTTATGATTCAGTATATATGATTAAAGCAGCTCTAGAAGCTGAAAAAGAAAACACAAGTGAAGCTTTAACAAAAGGTCTCGCTACATTGAAAGACTTTGATGGTGTTACTGGAACAATGACAATGGATGAAGATCACAACCCGAAAAAACCAGCTGTCGTAATCGGACTTGAAAAAGGCGAAGAAAACACAGCAGAAGTTGTAAATCCGTAA
- a CDS encoding DUF1146 family protein yields MSVFGVDALVRIMSHFVFIYLTFWAINSLRLDILFKKGIQYDRQIKLAYVFLSVAIGFQVSNFFLEVIFLVRNFFEGMIV; encoded by the coding sequence ATGTCAGTATTTGGTGTGGATGCGTTAGTTCGAATTATGAGTCATTTTGTTTTTATTTATTTAACGTTTTGGGCTATTAATTCGCTACGTCTAGATATATTATTTAAAAAAGGAATACAGTACGATAGACAAATCAAACTTGCTTATGTATTCTTATCAGTTGCGATAGGTTTTCAAGTTAGTAATTTCTTTTTAGAGGTTATTTTCTTAGTGAGAAACTTCTTTGAGGGAATGATTGTCTAA
- the fdrA gene encoding acyl-CoA synthetase FdrA encodes MLQTIIKKNSYQDSVVLMLLTSKLNQLDEVLRVSIMMGTPSNIDIFRASGFDTPELSDASSNDMVIMLEVSSEDDKEKVLSIIDEELSSTQDSSGEVEETINSWAKAMKKAPDASVALISVPGEYAALEIEQALDNDLHAFVFSDNVAIEDERRLKEKAHDKGLLVMGPDCGTGVIHSIPLAFTNNIRKGKIGVIGASGTGIQEVTTLIHRYGQGVTNAIGTGGRDLSTEVGAISMLDSIVALNDNPDTEVIVVISKPPAKEVEEKVLNVLRKVDKPVVTLFLGTKPTFHEENLYHAYTLEEAAQLSAKLLAKEEVVYTPSPIINLENKPTGKGIKGFYSGGTLAYEAAFLLEDALGIEHGSSPEGFTLKTDLHEVIDLGDDMYTKGKPHPMIDPEIRINKIKSVVEDADTGVVVFDVVLGYGAHDDMASALKPAIVEAQKELEKQNRQVNFVSVLVGTDEDPQGMDEQKRILEEIGVTVCENNVQAIRTALNQVGATLDLLEKDVKPKQASDLEKLPETSAKLAELLTEDPKIINVGLQSFTKSIIDNKADVVQFDWRPTAGGNVKLQKVLYFLNHYTF; translated from the coding sequence ATGCTACAAACAATTATCAAGAAAAATAGCTATCAAGATTCAGTAGTATTAATGTTATTAACAAGTAAATTAAATCAATTAGATGAAGTATTACGTGTATCAATTATGATGGGAACACCATCAAATATTGATATTTTTAGGGCAAGTGGGTTTGATACACCAGAATTATCAGACGCTTCTTCTAATGACATGGTAATCATGCTTGAAGTTTCAAGTGAAGATGACAAAGAAAAAGTATTATCAATCATCGACGAAGAGTTAAGTAGCACACAAGATAGTAGTGGAGAGGTAGAAGAAACAATTAATTCTTGGGCAAAAGCCATGAAGAAAGCACCAGATGCATCTGTAGCACTAATCTCTGTTCCTGGAGAATATGCTGCTCTTGAAATAGAACAAGCCCTAGATAACGACTTACATGCATTTGTATTTAGTGATAACGTGGCGATTGAAGATGAAAGACGCCTAAAAGAAAAAGCTCATGATAAAGGATTATTAGTTATGGGACCAGATTGTGGAACTGGCGTTATTCACAGTATTCCTCTAGCTTTTACTAATAATATTCGTAAAGGAAAAATTGGTGTGATTGGAGCTTCAGGAACTGGTATTCAAGAGGTGACAACACTTATTCACCGTTACGGTCAAGGCGTAACAAACGCAATTGGTACGGGTGGACGTGATTTATCTACTGAAGTTGGTGCGATTTCAATGTTAGATAGCATCGTAGCTTTAAATGATAATCCAGATACTGAAGTTATTGTGGTTATTTCAAAACCACCTGCAAAAGAAGTAGAAGAAAAAGTATTAAACGTTTTAAGAAAAGTAGATAAACCTGTTGTCACTCTATTCTTAGGAACAAAACCAACATTCCATGAAGAAAATCTTTATCATGCCTATACTTTAGAAGAAGCAGCGCAATTAAGTGCTAAGCTATTGGCTAAAGAAGAGGTTGTATACACACCTTCACCAATCATTAACTTAGAAAACAAACCAACTGGAAAAGGTATTAAAGGATTCTATTCTGGTGGGACGCTAGCTTATGAAGCAGCTTTCTTATTAGAAGATGCTCTGGGTATTGAACACGGATCTTCACCTGAAGGATTTACTTTAAAAACTGATTTACATGAAGTAATTGACTTAGGTGATGACATGTATACAAAAGGTAAACCGCATCCAATGATTGACCCAGAAATCAGAATCAATAAAATTAAATCAGTAGTAGAAGATGCTGATACAGGCGTTGTTGTGTTTGACGTAGTTCTAGGATATGGGGCACATGATGATATGGCAAGTGCTTTGAAACCAGCAATTGTTGAAGCACAAAAAGAATTAGAAAAACAAAATAGACAAGTTAATTTTGTAAGTGTTCTTGTTGGAACTGATGAAGATCCTCAAGGAATGGATGAACAAAAACGTATTCTAGAAGAAATTGGTGTCACAGTTTGTGAAAATAACGTACAAGCGATTCGCACAGCATTAAATCAAGTTGGCGCTACTCTAGATTTATTAGAAAAAGATGTGAAACCAAAACAAGCGAGTGATTTAGAAAAATTACCCGAAACATCAGCTAAATTAGCAGAATTATTAACAGAAGATCCTAAAATTATCAATGTAGGTTTACAAAGCTTTACTAAATCAATTATTGATAATAAAGCAGATGTCGTGCAATTTGATTGGCGACCAACGGCAGGTGGAAATGTTAAATTACAAAAAGTTCTGTATTTCTTAAATCACTATACTTTTTAA
- the arcC gene encoding carbamate kinase, with product MGKKVVLALGGNAILQPGQVGNYDVQKANVETSAKSIAKVVNEGHNVVVVHGNGPQVGQILRQNELSKEEVPEQPLPVCSAESQGFIGYMMQESLKNMLPTKQVVTLLTMTEVDKNDEAFNHPTKPIGSFYSKEESVELEKSKGWVMGEDAGRGYRRLVPSPEPKSIVEVDTIKTLIDNGTLVVSTGGGGIPVVRDKDNQLSGVAAVIDKDSSALKLSEELDADVLMILTDVPNVYINYGKPNQEKLTMLSIEKAKQYFDEGHFSDGSMGPKMQACIEFAKLGKTAIICSLEDAAQALAGNAGTQVIGK from the coding sequence ATGGGGAAAAAAGTTGTATTAGCTTTAGGCGGAAACGCGATTTTGCAACCAGGACAAGTTGGAAATTATGATGTTCAAAAAGCAAACGTAGAAACAAGTGCGAAAAGTATTGCTAAAGTGGTAAATGAAGGACATAATGTTGTGGTGGTTCATGGTAACGGACCGCAAGTTGGTCAAATATTACGTCAAAATGAATTATCCAAAGAAGAAGTACCTGAGCAACCGCTACCAGTTTGTAGTGCAGAATCGCAAGGTTTTATTGGATACATGATGCAAGAATCGTTAAAAAATATGTTGCCTACTAAACAAGTTGTTACATTATTAACAATGACAGAAGTTGATAAAAATGATGAGGCATTTAATCATCCAACAAAACCAATAGGATCTTTTTATAGTAAAGAGGAAAGTGTTGAACTAGAAAAAAGTAAGGGATGGGTTATGGGAGAAGATGCCGGACGCGGTTATCGTCGATTAGTACCATCGCCTGAACCAAAAAGTATTGTGGAAGTAGATACTATCAAAACATTGATTGATAATGGAACGCTTGTTGTTTCAACTGGTGGGGGAGGCATCCCTGTTGTTAGAGATAAAGACAATCAATTATCAGGGGTTGCTGCAGTCATTGATAAAGACTCTTCAGCACTTAAATTATCAGAAGAATTAGATGCTGATGTATTAATGATACTAACTGATGTGCCAAATGTTTATATTAATTATGGTAAACCAAACCAAGAAAAATTAACGATGTTATCAATTGAAAAAGCGAAACAATATTTTGACGAAGGTCATTTCTCAGATGGAAGTATGGGACCTAAAATGCAAGCATGTATTGAGTTTGCGAAACTAGGTAAAACAGCTATTATTTGTTCATTAGAAGATGCTGCTCAAGCTTTAGCAGGTAATGCTGGAACACAAGTAATAGGAAAATAA
- the allD gene encoding ureidoglycolate dehydrogenase, with protein sequence MSEELVYLKAKDLQDLMQVKFERAGLLPEHAQEVAKHLTYADSRGVHSHGAVRVEYYSERIAKGGTTITPNFSFEKTGPSTGVFHADNAIGHVAARKALDYAIDMAKENGVAVVGVSQMGHSGMLSYYVDIAAQQDLVALAVCQSDPMSVPFGGTKPYFGTNPIAFSAPTNGERPIIFDMATTVQAWGKILDARSKDNEIPPTWAVDETGAPTTDPHKVRGLLPISGPKGYGLMMMVDILSGSLLGLPFGQHVSSMYADLSAGRNLGQLFILINPSYFTDLDKFKANLSKMIDELHENSPAPGFDQVYYPGELSEIRHNKHEETGIPIPTGIYNYLQSEVVHNNQYDNSDAFAEK encoded by the coding sequence ATGAGTGAAGAATTAGTTTATTTAAAAGCAAAAGACCTCCAAGATTTAATGCAAGTGAAATTTGAGCGTGCAGGTTTATTACCTGAACACGCTCAAGAAGTTGCAAAACATTTGACTTATGCAGATTCAAGAGGTGTTCATTCACATGGAGCCGTTCGTGTTGAATATTATTCAGAACGAATTGCCAAAGGTGGAACTACAATAACACCAAACTTTTCTTTTGAAAAAACAGGACCTAGTACTGGTGTATTTCACGCTGATAATGCGATTGGACATGTGGCAGCAAGAAAAGCGTTAGATTATGCGATTGATATGGCAAAAGAAAACGGTGTTGCTGTAGTCGGTGTGTCACAGATGGGACATAGTGGTATGTTATCTTACTATGTTGATATAGCCGCACAACAAGATTTGGTTGCGCTTGCTGTTTGTCAGTCAGATCCTATGTCAGTACCATTTGGTGGAACTAAACCATATTTTGGAACAAATCCAATTGCATTTAGTGCACCAACTAACGGTGAACGTCCAATTATTTTTGATATGGCGACGACCGTTCAAGCATGGGGTAAAATTTTAGATGCACGAAGTAAAGACAATGAAATTCCACCGACATGGGCAGTAGATGAAACTGGGGCTCCTACAACAGATCCACATAAAGTAAGAGGATTGTTACCAATTTCTGGTCCAAAAGGTTACGGATTAATGATGATGGTTGATATTTTATCAGGATCGTTATTAGGATTACCATTTGGTCAACATGTTAGCTCGATGTATGCTGATTTGTCAGCTGGTCGAAATCTTGGTCAATTATTTATTTTAATTAACCCTAGTTATTTTACAGATTTAGACAAATTTAAAGCGAATTTATCAAAAATGATTGATGAGTTACATGAGAATAGTCCTGCACCTGGATTTGATCAAGTGTATTATCCTGGAGAATTGTCAGAAATTCGTCATAACAAACATGAAGAAACTGGTATTCCGATTCCAACAGGGATTTATAACTATTTACAAAGTGAAGTTGTTCATAACAATCAATATGATAACTCTGATGCATTTGCAGAGAAATAA
- the allE gene encoding (S)-ureidoglycine aminohydrolase codes for MGYRTNELGYPTDLLHSRAVVERGNFALLPPQGLVKNMLPNFDDCEMTILATPKLGAEFVDYLCRVLPGGGNKAGFGEKGIETFLYVLDGELMVSDGEKTYDLTTGGYIYVPEDKTLTFENKSQKPTETFLYKKRYQFVEGLKAYTYVGNSNDVEGVDYEDMTDVDFKTLLPSDLDFDMNFHILSFATGGSHGYIETHYQEHGALLLSGEGMYNLDNNWIPVKEGDYIFMGAYNLQACYSVGRNAPLSYLYSKDCNRDVDI; via the coding sequence ATGGGTTATCGTACAAATGAGTTGGGGTATCCGACAGATTTATTGCATTCAAGAGCAGTTGTGGAAAGAGGAAACTTTGCGTTGCTTCCACCACAAGGATTAGTTAAAAATATGTTACCAAACTTTGATGACTGTGAAATGACGATCTTAGCCACACCAAAACTTGGAGCAGAATTTGTTGACTATCTATGTCGTGTGCTACCTGGTGGAGGTAATAAAGCAGGATTTGGTGAAAAAGGAATTGAAACATTTTTATATGTTTTAGATGGTGAATTAATGGTTAGTGACGGAGAAAAAACATACGATTTAACAACTGGTGGATATATTTATGTACCAGAAGATAAAACATTAACATTTGAAAATAAAAGCCAAAAACCAACTGAAACATTCCTGTATAAAAAACGTTATCAATTTGTAGAAGGTCTTAAAGCTTATACTTATGTGGGTAATTCAAATGATGTTGAGGGTGTCGATTATGAAGATATGACGGATGTTGATTTTAAAACATTATTACCATCAGATTTAGATTTTGACATGAACTTTCATATCTTAAGCTTTGCAACAGGTGGATCTCATGGCTATATCGAAACACATTATCAAGAACATGGTGCACTTCTTTTAAGTGGAGAGGGTATGTACAACTTGGATAACAACTGGATTCCAGTAAAAGAAGGCGACTATATCTTTATGGGTGCTTATAACTTACAAGCATGTTATTCAGTTGGTCGTAATGCACCACTTAGCTATTTATATTCTAAAGATTGTAATCGTGATGTAGATATTTAA
- a CDS encoding DUF2877 domain-containing protein has protein sequence MSAYTFSSDYHGEKVEALLSDSSKDVSFHSEFKSGVNVKVGDDLLYISYPYFQIPPFGLMLRKEVMDYIKPLFKEAKLSFHQGRLVIGDFQLTIENSREASNYIQKKELETDFFLEPLEVYVKQSPLIEYSLNENLEKLVKELIGFGQGLTPSGDDFIVGLLALNSRINFLPSSIFSVIEKKINDKQTTDVSIAYLKSALEGQYSTAVVEVMNELDNPVRLSKALELLAQTGHTSGKDTIYGMYYGLTLIQK, from the coding sequence ATGAGTGCTTACACGTTCTCAAGTGATTATCATGGGGAAAAAGTAGAGGCATTGTTATCAGATAGCTCTAAAGACGTGTCATTTCATAGTGAATTTAAATCGGGTGTGAATGTGAAAGTAGGAGATGACTTATTGTATATCAGTTATCCCTACTTTCAAATACCACCATTTGGATTGATGTTAAGAAAAGAAGTAATGGATTATATCAAACCGTTATTTAAAGAAGCTAAACTCTCGTTTCATCAAGGAAGATTAGTCATTGGCGATTTTCAATTAACGATAGAAAATAGTAGAGAAGCATCAAATTATATTCAAAAAAAGGAATTAGAAACAGATTTTTTTTTAGAACCATTAGAAGTTTATGTCAAACAGTCACCATTAATAGAATACTCATTAAATGAAAACTTAGAGAAACTTGTAAAGGAGTTAATTGGATTTGGTCAAGGTTTAACACCATCTGGAGATGATTTCATAGTTGGGTTACTTGCTTTAAACAGTCGAATAAATTTTTTACCATCATCTATCTTTTCTGTGATTGAAAAAAAAATTAACGATAAACAAACGACAGATGTTTCTATTGCCTATTTGAAAAGTGCTTTAGAAGGTCAGTATAGTACAGCAGTTGTCGAAGTTATGAATGAATTAGACAATCCTGTGCGACTATCAAAAGCATTAGAATTACTAGCACAAACGGGACACACATCAGGAAAAGATACCATTTATGGGATGTACTATGGATTAACATTAATCCAAAAATAG
- a CDS encoding DNA-directed RNA polymerase subunit beta yields MNSITKRVLIQVLLVILLIAVLIGLFFLGIFIGYVYVGKGQSSDAFNPATWQHILDFVK; encoded by the coding sequence TTGAATTCAATTACCAAAAGAGTATTAATTCAGGTCTTATTGGTCATTTTACTGATTGCTGTATTAATCGGGTTATTTTTCCTAGGGATTTTTATTGGTTATGTTTATGTTGGAAAAGGGCAATCAAGTGATGCCTTTAATCCAGCAACATGGCAACATATTTTAGATTTTGTAAAATAA